In Marispirochaeta sp., the genomic window ATGAAAAAAGTCAAGCCGACCTGGCAGTATCATCGCAATACATTCCCAAATTAATGAGGAAACTGAGGTATTCATCCATTTTCTTTCTATGGTTTTCCTTGTCTCTGAAGTAATGGTATTCCTCCTTTTTCAGCATCTGATAGACCTCGGTTATCATTCTCCTGCATACCCCCATTCTCACTATTCCAGGTTTTTTATACCGCCTCAGGCGATCATGCCATCTTTTTACCGTTGGACTTGCATCACGATAGTGATTCAATGCCTGAGACAACAATGTAATTGCAACTTTCCTGCCTGCTTTGTTTGTGCTTTTGATAATCGTCTTCTCATTAGAACTTTCAACTTTTGGCGTACTACGCAGATAGCTGGCAAATCTTTTGCTGTTTGGAAACCTTTTAACTGAAATGATGTCTGCAATTATTGCAATGGCTGTAAACACACTGATGCCCTTCATGCTGGTAAGAATATCGATTCCCTTTAGATAAAAACGGCCTTCCTCTTTGATCTTGTTTTTGATGGCAGTAACACGATCCTCCAAATCCTCCAAATGATCAAACAGGAAATTAAGTTGAAAATCTACAGCGGGACTATCCTTGCATACACTTCTGATTTCTTTCCTGGATTTTCTACCGAATATGTATTCTTTTGTGAACGGTTTGAGATTCTGCTTCAATAATGAGTGGATTCTGTTCTTTATGGCACCTACCTGCTTTCTCAGTAGTCTGTATGTCGTAAACAAGGCGCGCAATTCCTGGATATGCTGCGGGGGAACAACAACAGGGTGAATCTGCTCTTCCCCACTCATCAATTGAGCTTTGAGAATCCTGGCCAGCTTGTAAGCATCCACCTTGTCTGTCTTCTTATTGGTGAATGAAATCTGTTTCAGCTCAAAGGTATTAGCAACCGGCACCTCTTTAACATGCTCACGAATCACTTTTTCGAAAGCAAATGAATTGATGGTTGCTTCAATGAGTACATACGTAGAACTGCTATCCACTTCTTCAAAGAAGAAAGATAGATCCTTTTCATTCAAACCGAAAGTTTTGATCTCTTTCTTACCTGCTGTATCCAGGAAACAGCAGGTGAAACAGTTGGTGTGTAGATCAATGCCTACATATTTCATGTTAATCCCCCTTAATCGATTTTGCTTCCGGAAAAAGAATGATATAATTTTCATACGTCTATACGGGGTAAGTGTCGAGCTTCCCTAACATGTCAATACGATTGATGGCTGCTAATCGTTAGTACGGGTTCCTAAGGTCCCAGTTTCGCGGCAGCCATCAGTCGTTCTTTTCCAGAACGATCTGATTATACCATCAAATCGTATTGGCTTTTTTCATAGCATCGTTAGGTGAAATGTTCGGCTTTAATATATTTTTTAAAGCCGAGCCATCCATGGCTCGACAAAAGGAGTATTTCATGAAAAAAAATGAAGAAATCGTTTTCTTAAACCGAATCCTATTTCCCAAGACTTCTACTAACATTGTTTTTGCTGTGGCAATACTATTATCCTTACCATTAATTTGGTTATTCGTTTACAAAACAGGTGGAATTAAATTTGTTTTTTCACATACAATGTATTTACCCATTATTATTAGTAGTGTTTTATGGGGTGTCAAGAGTGGGCTTTTTATAGCGATTACTGGTGGCCTGTTATTGGGGCCATTAATGCCGCTCGATGTTTTAAGCGGAGAAAATCAAGTATTAATAAATTGGCTATTTAGGTTGATGTTTTTTGTTTTAATCTCACTTACGGTAGGTTTGATTGGGGATAAATTAAAGCAGTCTATTATACATTTAAAATATGCTTCAGAACATAATGACACAACAGGTCTATTAAATATGAAAAGCCTCAACACTAATAATGAAATAATTAAGATGCTTAAAAATCCCTATAAAAAGATTACAATTGTCTCAATTTTATGGAACAATTATGATGATCTTATTAATACATTTGGATTTCGTTTATGTACGGATATAGTTATTAAACTTGATAAACGCTTTTTAAAGGTTTTACAAATTGATTATAAACTTTTACAGTCTGGATCATCATCCTTTTTCTTGCTTATTGGAAATGACAATTATGAATTTATACAGGAACAAATTAATGATGTTATCAATACACCAGTAAAAATTAATAATATTCCATTTCATTTGGACTTTTCAATCGGATTAGCGGTTTATTCTCAGATAATAGAGAAAAATATAAATTCATTTCAAAAAGCAAATATCGCTTCTTTGTATTCAAAAAAAAGCGGTATTTCATCAACGATATTTGATGATAAAAATATATCTGTAGATAGAAATAATTTATTACTTTTAGGAGAATTTAGAAAAGCTTTAGTAGAGGGGCAGACTACTTTGCACTATCAACCCAAAATAGATTTAAATACAAGAAAACCAATAGGCATGGAAGCGCTTATAAGATGGTTACATCCTCAAAAGGGTATGATCGCTCCGATGCGATTTATTCCTTTAGTTGAAGAAACAATTTTGATAAATCCTTTAACGGAATTTGTATTAAACCAGAGTTTAATGCAAATCAAAGAATTTAGTTTGTCAGAGGTATATCAACCGATATCGATAAATATATCGCCTAAAAACTTATTAAATCCTCAGTTTTATGAAAATGTTGTAGCAATATTTGATAAACATAAGACACCAACTCATCTGATTGAATTTGAAATAACCGAGTCAGCATTAATGTGTGACCCGGAAAAGGCCAACATTATTCTCAATAACTTAAAGATTTTTAATATAAAAATATCCATTGACGACTTTGGGACAGGCTATTCATCACTTGCATACCTAAGCCGTTTTCCAATTGATATTTTGAAGATGGATCAATACTTCATAAAACAATTATTTCAATCAAATAAAATAAGAATGATTGTTAGGTCTACAATAACACTTGCTCATGATCTTGGTATGCAAGTAATAGCTGAAAGTATTGAGGATGAAGAAACAGAAGCAGAATTAATCAAATTTGGTTGCGACATGGGACAAGGGTACCTATATAGTAAACCATTGTCAGATAAAGAAATATTAACATGGATAAAAGATCATTAAACCAACATGCTAAAGACATCCATGTCTTTAGCATGAAACCAAAAGAAAGCCGAAAAAATCAGCTAACAGCGAGTACCCGGCTACGCTTCGCTCCGCCCAAATTGGCTCCCGTTGGTTGCCAACTTCGGATACGCGCGGAACGTCTATGAAAAAAGTCAAGCCGACCTGGCAGTATCATCGCAATACATTCCCAAATTAATGAGGAAACTGAGGTATTCATCCATTTTCTTTCTATGGTTTTCCTTGTCTCTGAAGTAATGGTATTCCTCCTTTTTCAGCATCTGATAGACCTCGGTTATCATTCTCCTGCATACCCCCATTCTCACTATTCCAGGTTTTTTATACCGCCTCAGGCGATCATGCCATCTTTTTACCGTTGGACTTGCATCACGATAGTGATTCAATGCCTGAGACAACAATGTAATTGCAACTTTCCTGCCTGCTTTGTTTGTGCTTTTGATAATCGTCTTCTCATTAGAACTTTCAACTTTTGGCGTACTACGCAGATAGCTGGCAAATCTTTTGCTGTTTGGAAACCTTTTAACTGAAATGATGTCTGCAATTATTGCAATGGCTGTAAACACACTGATGCCCTTCATGCTGGTAAGAATATCGATTCCCTTTAGATAAAAACGGCCTTCCTCTTTGATCTTGTTTTTGATGGCAGTAACACGATCCTCCAAATCCTCCAAATGATCAAACAGGAAATTAAGTTGAAAATCTACAGCGGGACTATCCTTGCATACACTTCTGATTTCTTTCCTGGATTTTCTACCGAATATGTATTCTTTTGTGAACGGTTTGAGATTCTGCTTCAATAATGAGTGGATTCTGTTCTTTATGGCACCTACCTGCTTTCTCAGTAGTCTGTATGTCGTAAACAAGGCGCGCAATTCCTGGATATGCTGCGGGGGAACAACAACAGGGTGAATCTGCTCTTCCCCACTCATCAATTGAGCTTTGAGAATCCTGGCCAGCTTGTAAGCATCCACCTTGTCTGTCTTCTTATTGGTGAATGAAATCTGTTTCAGCTCAAAGGTATTAGCAACCGGCACCTCTTTAACATGCTCACGAATCACTTTTTCGAAAGCAAATGAATTGATGGTTGCTTCAATGAGTACATACGTAGAACTGCTATCCACTTCTTCAAAGAAGAAAGATAGATCCTTTTCATTCAAACCGAAAGTTTTGATCTCTTTCTTACCTGCTGTATCCAGGAAACAGCAGGTGAAACAGTTGGTGTGTAGATCAATGCCTACATATTTCATGTTAATCCCCCTTAATCGATTTTGCTTCCGGAAAAAGAATGATATAATTTTCATACGTCTATACGGGGTAAGTGTCGAGCTTCCCTAACATGTCAATACGATTGATGGCTGCTAATCGTTAGTACGGGTTCCTAAGGTCCCAGTTTCGCGGCAGCCATCAGTCGTTCTTTTCCAGAACGATCTGATTATACCATCAAATCGTATTGGCTTTTTTCATAGCATCGTTAGGCGCAATATCAATTGGAGAAAAAATGATTAGAGAAGCTAAATTAGATGATGCAGTTGTAATAGCAAAAATTATCGTTGAAACTTGGCAAAATGCATATGATGGTATAATTGATCAATATTACGTTGATAATCTGGATGTGCAAAGATTTCTTCAGATAATAACTAATAATATAAAGCTGAAGAAAGAAATAATATTTGTTTATGAGGAAAATGAAATAATAAAAGGCTTTATCTCTGGGAAATTTATGGATGATGATAAACATCAGTGTGAAACTGTAGGATTCTATGTTTTACCCAAATACCAACAAAAGGGAATTGGTAGAATACTATTTAAACAAATGAAAAAAATGTTTTTTGAACGAAATTGCCGAAAAATGATACTGTGGACATTGAAAGGAGCAAAAAATAATTCATTCTATAGGAACAATGGCGGAGTAATCGCGGATGAGAAGATATTGAAGATTGGTGAAAAAGAATATTCCGGGGTGGGATTTTCATTTAATCTACACCCAATCACCAATTGATACTGCGCCTGACAGGGTGTATATGCGACGGGATAGCGCCCTTGGCCTTCGGCACATTTGCCCTTTGGGCAAACGTCATATACGCCGCCCCGATATATTTTTTAAATTTTAAACAGAAGGGAACATGAGTGTATATTTTTTAGCACAAATTAAAATCCTTGATGAATCACAATATGAGAAATATTTAAATAAGTGTGATGAAATTTTTTCAAAGTATAAAGGGAAATATTTATCTGTAGATTCTAAACCCGAAATAAAGGAAGGGGAATGGGATTATTCAAGATCAGTATTAATTGAATTCCCTAATAAATTAGAATTCGATAAATGGTATAATTCAGATAGTTATCAAGAAATATTGGAGTATCGGCTATCTGGTGCTAAATGTGATTCAATTGTGATAAATGGTGAGTAATTGTTAGACACAAAAGATACATCACATAACGAGTCTGTAAGGGGTGTAAGATATTTTGTGTAAATAGCCGAGCTCTATAAGGAGGAGCATGAATGGCTATTTCTAAGGAAATGTTACAGGAGTTGTTGAAGGACTACAAGAGCCCTGAGGATCTTCTCGGAGAGAACGGTTTGTTAAAGCAACTGCAGAAGGGTTTAGTTGAGGCTGCCCTGGGAAGTGAGCTGACCGAGCACCTGGGTAACTTCAGGGAAAAGGTTCCAGTCGTCTACAGAGTAACTTCCCCTGCCCTTCTACGGGATTTATCCAATATCTCTACACCACTCCTTGAATCAACAGAATATACTCATATCCTCCAGTTTTCTATGATATACTAGCGTCAAAATGTGGTTTATAGCGATTGTTCTTTCCAATTTTTCACGACAAAATAGAGAGAAGTAAAGGAAAGATTACAAAATGATGTATCACCGGTTGATCAATCCTAAGCCAGGGATACCTTATACGCTGCATAACGTTCACATCTGTTTGAACTGCGTTCATGTTCCTCCAATACAATGAGTAGAAAAACTATGACAAATCGGGTACGATTTTCCTAATGGTACATCCGGCCGCGAAGCGGCTGTCTTGAACCAGCAATTGGAGCAGATGTGGCTACTGTCACGGTTCTTGCTTGTGCAAGAACACGTGCCGGCTTAACGCCACACAGCTCAATTGGATGTTATATGGATGTACTAATTTATTATATAATAATTTATTTTTATTTTTTGTAAATTCTTTCAAATTGACAACCTGATATAGATAAATTATTATTTTATTGAAATCTAGATTTGTAATGGATTTTTGTGGAAAAATGAAGAAATTAATAATTTTTGTATTCTGTAGTATTTTAGTAGTAAGTTGTACTACTATAAAAAAGGAAAACAAAGTAAAAATAATTGTTGGAATTGATAAATATAGTCCAATAATGTCATCTGTTCCTGGTATACCATTAATACCTGAATATTATAGTAATGAAAATAGTAAAACATATATGTTTCAATGGATAACCGAACAAGGGCATTTTATTAAATGGGATGATAATTATAAGATAATACAATTAGAAAATATAGTAAAAAATAATGGTGAAAAGATTTTCTGGTCAATTGACTTTGAACAAAAAGAAGAAGAAACACCTTTTAGAATATGGTTAAAAGTAATTGATTTAGAAACGGAAAATATATTAGGTGAAACTAAAGTATCTGTAGAAAAAAATAATGAAGGATTTTATGTTATTAAAAAATAGATAAGCGATTTTTAGTATGTTTAATAAAAAAAATACCTGACGTCTTTGAAATCAACATTACTATAAGAATAAAACAAAATGGATTGAACAACTAATGAGAAAAATATTTAACGTAATTGCTTTAATAATAAATTCTTTCATACTTATAATTATTTCTATTTTCATAATTCGTAGTATTATTACTGTAAATTCTGCTGCTTCGATTGGGATAATTGGTGGATCTGATGGTCCGACATCTATTTTTTATTCACTTCCTCAATTTCCTTTTTTTATCATATTTAGTATTATTACTCTGTTGTTAATAATTTATGAAATTGTTTTTTTTATTAATATTAAAAGTAAAAATAATAATAAAAATGAATAAGAAAGATTGTTTATTTGAGTTATGGCATCTAACCTCAAGGATTGAGTCGACCTTCACGGTCGATTCAATCCAATGTTCAAGAAGCCCTGATCGCCAGTATAGCTTCTTATTAATGGGAAATGCTCGCTGGTTTCTGTTGGAAGAAAAACGAAATATGGGAAAAAGGAAGCGTCGCCACCTGTGAGTCTGAAAGGATTCTTAAAAAGAGTAGCAGATCAAACGAGTGCAGCCAGGAGAAAAATATAGATTTTCTACTCCTTTGGATACAGCTCTCCCTGCCATGCAAGGAAATGAGAACAAGCCTTCAGGTTTACTTCAGGGAGAATGAATCATGGATGAATTGTTACGTAAACCCTGATGGTGAAATCCCTCCATGTTTCACAGGACTGATAAAAAGATAAGAGATGGCTCCGTCGCATATACAACAGCGGCGGTTCTGACTGGATACAGGAGGCAGACGTTTCGTTCTCCTCCGGGATGGGATGCCTGCCCGTGCCTCGAGGAGGAGAATAGCCAGGGCTACGGGAATAGAAGACGATGGATGCAGGAATCCATAGTAGCGGATCTTCATGAATCCTGAAGGGAGCACATGCTGGAGGAATCGCCTGATAAACTCACATGCCTGAAGGCGCAGCAGCTTCTCAGCCCCAGTGGCTGAATCAGTGTAGCGAAAGAGGATGTGGTTGTCCTCGATGGCGACAATCCGGCTGTCGGAAATAGCGGTACGAAAAACGTAGGAAGCGAGGTAGCGAATACTTCGTTCCCCGCTTCCGGCTGCTTGGGAGTTGACGTTCCAATCCTGGCTCCAGGCTGCGGCATCGACAGATGACAGCAGCCCGTTTCGCTTCAGGGCCGTGTACATCCGGTGTTTCACCAGTTTAGCTGCTACGCGGACGGGAAGATAGAATGCCTTCCGGCAGGGGTGCCGGCTATGATCGTCTGAAGAGAAAGCACCACCGGGAACGATATAGCGGATGTGTGGGTGGTACTGGAGTTGCCGGCCCCAGCATGGTGGTCTCCAGGCTGGAGTGCCCCATGTAGCGCTGGATTGTCCTGATGTTCACCCCCTGTTCAAGGAGATGAGTGGCATAGCTGTACCGGAGGGTATGAACGGAGATGCGGTGTGTGATTCCGGCTTTTTTCACTGCGCGGGCGAGCGCCCCTTGCACACTGGCCCGATTCATCGGGGTTGTTGCGGTTGCTCCTCCGGTATGTCCCCTCCCCAGGGCGGGAAAGATGAGCTGCCGGTTGGATGTGTAATGCTTCCTGCAGGCGAAGCCCGCAGGAGTAGACGGTGGCGAAGAAAACAAAGTTGTGGAAGGTGGTGACGCAGGAGAAGATGTGATGGATCGTCTTTCGGGACGGGATGTGCGGCAGACGCTCCTCTTTTTGAGCTTTGAGGATGGAAAGGAGTTTCCATTCGCGGTGACACACGTGGAGATAGCAGAACCTGACAGCGCAATACGAGAGATTGAGAGTCTTGGGGGCCCACTGACTCTCATTCCTGCGAAAGAGGAAGTAGTCTTCCAGTTCCTGTTCGCTGATCGCTTCAGGGTTTTTCCGGCAGTGAGCGGTCAGTTGCCGGACAGCTCGCGTGTAGGCCTGTTGTGTTCTGCTGCTCTTGCCGTTGATCTGGAGCGTGCGGACCATTTTTGCGTACCAATCGTGGTTTTCTTTTGTCATACTGTTCCTCCAATACAATGAGTAGAAAAACTATGACAAATTGGGTACGATTTTCCTCATGGTACATCCGGCCGCGAAGCGGCTTTCTTGAACCAGCAATTGGAGCAGACATGGCTACTGTCACGATTCTTGCTTACGCAAGAACACGTGCCAGCTTAACGCCACACAGCTCAACGCTGTTTTTGATGCATAAAGACGTTGCATGTTAAGCAGAAGAAAATTGACAATGTATATACAATAGAGTATTATTAGATATGAATTCCATTATCTGAGACAAAGAGAAGAATGAAAAACTCATTTTGGAGAGAAATGTTTCTTTTGATGAAATAAGCCAGATGATTATGGATGGAATGTACGTTGACATTATTGAGAATCCAGTACACGAAGGGCAGATGTATTTTGTAATGGAAATACGAGCCTATACGTGGATTGTCCCATTTATAATCGATGAGAATGATAATATCGTATTGAAGACTGCCTATCAAAGTCGTAAATACCATAAGAAATATAGAGGGAAATGAGATGAAACGACGATATAACCTGACTGCCGAAGAGAAGAAAATAGAAAATGAAATTGAAACATATCGCTCCGTCACAGGTGAAAAAAGGAAGAAGGTCGAATCCATAATAGATGGAGCCAAGAAGAATAAGGCTATAAGCCTAAGAATTTCAAATTATGATTTAGAAAAACTAAAAGAGAAGGCGGAACAGGAAGGTTTACCGTACCAAACGCTTATTACGACGGTACTTCATAAATACATTACAAATCAGCTTTTTGAGAAGGAAGAGATCATCAAGTCGTTCAGGCTACTGAAGGAAGAGAGGGCAATATAACCCATATAACGCCTCCCGGTATCAAGAGGGAATAAGAATCCCGCCATTGCATAGTAAGGATTTCTGAAGTATAGCAGCAACGCAACGGATACTATGGAGCATGAACTCACCGGAAGTACAAGGTATAGTCCGACTTTTGTTCTCCGAAGGAAGAGCGGAAGAAGGTCCGCTCTCAAACACATATAGAGAGTCGCCTGTAAGCGCTATAGAACGTTATGCAGCCCAAAATGTCGTCCGACTCAAAAAAGGATCTCATCCTGTTGATGGATCAGTTACACTGGCGGATCAACTTGGGGCGGACTGAAAAAACCACGTACACCTGTGAGTCATCTATGTCAAAAAGGAGCGCAGCGTGGGACCAATCAAGCAAACGAAAGTCGGTTCATTTGTACTATCGACAGGGACGAATGGCAGTTGCACACTGTCACTGCGGAAAAGTTCCCATCGGAAGCGAGTCTCGAACCAAAGTGTTTCAGTTATAATCTTGGTTTTCCACACGCTGCCTCCCACCACCGAGTGGTTCTCCATAGCCAATAAGGGTCCGACTTCGGTAGATCATTCGGGGCCAAAGGCGAAGGTGAGAGAACGTAGCAAATAGGCGACCCTCCAGTGAGGCGGCATATCCGGGAACTCTATAGAAACGTATGGTGTCTTATTAGCGATTCACAACAGAGCAAGATTCGGGTTGCTCCGATTGGTTCTTCGTACTATGTTTGCGCCTGGGAGGATACTATGACTGATACAGCCGATAGGGAAAAGCAGACGCCGCCGGAACTCTGGAGAACCCTTTTCAGCGAAATAGCTCGCTTTCTAAGTGAGATACGCGACCTACCGGTTTCTCGAAATGTGACTGAAGAGGAGCTTCGAGCCGAGCTAAGTCATACCTTTACCTTCGAAAAACCGACTCCCCTCGACTCACTCACGACCGAGGTTTGCAGGCTACTCCGTGACGGGATCTTGCATGTGACGCATCCAAGGTATTTCGGGCTCTTTAATCCGAGCGTGCGTCCGGCGGGCATTGTCGCCGATGCGATCGTGGCACTCTTCAACCCGCAGCTCGCCGTCTGGTCCCACGCACCAATTGCCAATGAGATCGAACAACTGACGTTACGACGCTTTGCCGAGCTAATCGGATACGATCCGACTCTGTCCTTGGCAAACTTCACCAGTGGCGGCGCCGAGGCGAATCTCTCGGCCGTTCTTGCGGCGCTCCTTCACACGTTTCCGGACTACGGAGAATCCGGCGTACGAGGCCTCAGCTCTCAGCCGGTGATCTACCTCACCGGGGAGAGCCATCACTCCTTTGTAAAGATCGCCCGAATGACCGGCTTGGGTACCCGCTCTCTGCGCGAGATCCATACGAACACAGACTACGCGCTTCGGGTTGACGTGCTGGAGCGACAGATAGAGCGTGATCGGCAAAATGGACTGCTGCCGTTTATGGTCATCGGAACTGCTGGTACAACGGGGGCGGGCGTAGTGGACCCGCTGCCTAAGATCGCAGAAGTAGCGAGAAGACGGAGTTTGTGGTTCCACGTCGATGCGGCGTGGGGAGGGGGCGCACTGCTTTCCCCTGTTTTACGCAGCACCTTACGGGGCATCGAGGAGGCTGATTCAGTAACCTGGGATGCTCACAAGTGGCTGTCGGTGCCGATGGGCGCAGGCATGTTCTTCTGCCGACATCCGGAGGCAGTAAAACGCGCCTTTACCATTTCTACCTCCTACATGCCCGGGGAGTCAGGAGATGAG contains:
- a CDS encoding site-specific integrase → MTKENHDWYAKMVRTLQINGKSSRTQQAYTRAVRQLTAHCRKNPEAISEQELEDYFLFRRNESQWAPKTLNLSYCAVRFCYLHVCHREWKLLSILKAQKEERLPHIPSRKTIHHIFSCVTTFHNFVFFATVYSCGLRLQEALHIQPAAHLSRPGEGTYRRSNRNNPDESGQCARGARPRSEKSRNHTPHLRSYPPVQLCHSSP
- a CDS encoding transposase; protein product: MVPGGAFSSDDHSRHPCRKAFYLPVRVAAKLVKHRMYTALKRNGLLSSVDAAAWSQDWNVNSQAAGSGERSIRYLASYVFRTAISDSRIVAIEDNHILFRYTDSATGAEKLLRLQACEFIRRFLQHVLPSGFMKIRYYGFLHPSSSIPVALAILLLEARAGIPSRRRTKRLPPVSSQNRRCCICDGAISYLFISPVKHGGISPSGFT
- a CDS encoding GNAT family N-acetyltransferase; its protein translation is MIREAKLDDAVVIAKIIVETWQNAYDGIIDQYYVDNLDVQRFLQIITNNIKLKKEIIFVYEENEIIKGFISGKFMDDDKHQCETVGFYVLPKYQQKGIGRILFKQMKKMFFERNCRKMILWTLKGAKNNSFYRNNGGVIADEKILKIGEKEYSGVGFSFNLHPITN
- a CDS encoding bifunctional diguanylate cyclase/phosphodiesterase — protein: MKKNEEIVFLNRILFPKTSTNIVFAVAILLSLPLIWLFVYKTGGIKFVFSHTMYLPIIISSVLWGVKSGLFIAITGGLLLGPLMPLDVLSGENQVLINWLFRLMFFVLISLTVGLIGDKLKQSIIHLKYASEHNDTTGLLNMKSLNTNNEIIKMLKNPYKKITIVSILWNNYDDLINTFGFRLCTDIVIKLDKRFLKVLQIDYKLLQSGSSSFFLLIGNDNYEFIQEQINDVINTPVKINNIPFHLDFSIGLAVYSQIIEKNINSFQKANIASLYSKKSGISSTIFDDKNISVDRNNLLLLGEFRKALVEGQTTLHYQPKIDLNTRKPIGMEALIRWLHPQKGMIAPMRFIPLVEETILINPLTEFVLNQSLMQIKEFSLSEVYQPISINISPKNLLNPQFYENVVAIFDKHKTPTHLIEFEITESALMCDPEKANIILNNLKIFNIKISIDDFGTGYSSLAYLSRFPIDILKMDQYFIKQLFQSNKIRMIVRSTITLAHDLGMQVIAESIEDEETEAELIKFGCDMGQGYLYSKPLSDKEILTWIKDH
- a CDS encoding DUF1330 domain-containing protein, producing the protein MSVYFLAQIKILDESQYEKYLNKCDEIFSKYKGKYLSVDSKPEIKEGEWDYSRSVLIEFPNKLEFDKWYNSDSYQEILEYRLSGAKCDSIVINGE
- a CDS encoding pyridoxal-dependent decarboxylase, whose product is MTDTADREKQTPPELWRTLFSEIARFLSEIRDLPVSRNVTEEELRAELSHTFTFEKPTPLDSLTTEVCRLLRDGILHVTHPRYFGLFNPSVRPAGIVADAIVALFNPQLAVWSHAPIANEIEQLTLRRFAELIGYDPTLSLANFTSGGAEANLSAVLAALLHTFPDYGESGVRGLSSQPVIYLTGESHHSFVKIARMTGLGTRSLREIHTNTDYALRVDVLERQIERDRQNGLLPFMVIGTAGTTGAGVVDPLPKIAEVARRRSLWFHVDAAWGGGALLSPVLRSTLRGIEEADSVTWDAHKWLSVPMGAGMFFCRHPEAVKRAFTISTSYMPGESGDETVDPYKVTAQWSRRMIGLKVFMALAELGMEGYAKMIEGQTDLGNQLRQRLEQRGWIIKNRTPLPVVCFTHPFIERGTITTEQLLTTIYGRGKIWISDVVLGGTERVLRACITSYRSAESDIDRLMEELEHALTTQTNREREEST
- a CDS encoding CopG family antitoxin, whose product is MKRRYNLTAEEKKIENEIETYRSVTGEKRKKVESIIDGAKKNKAISLRISNYDLEKLKEKAEQEGLPYQTLITTVLHKYITNQLFEKEEIIKSFRLLKEERAI
- a CDS encoding IS110 family transposase, whose product is MKYVGIDLHTNCFTCCFLDTAGKKEIKTFGLNEKDLSFFFEEVDSSSTYVLIEATINSFAFEKVIREHVKEVPVANTFELKQISFTNKKTDKVDAYKLARILKAQLMSGEEQIHPVVVPPQHIQELRALFTTYRLLRKQVGAIKNRIHSLLKQNLKPFTKEYIFGRKSRKEIRSVCKDSPAVDFQLNFLFDHLEDLEDRVTAIKNKIKEEGRFYLKGIDILTSMKGISVFTAIAIIADIISVKRFPNSKRFASYLRSTPKVESSNEKTIIKSTNKAGRKVAITLLSQALNHYRDASPTVKRWHDRLRRYKKPGIVRMGVCRRMITEVYQMLKKEEYHYFRDKENHRKKMDEYLSFLINLGMYCDDTARSA